The stretch of DNA TTAAAAAATGAACGAAATCTTCTAAAAAAGTTaatccttttaaaaaaatattttttaataatatctaaaaccaatcttaaaaaaacttttagttgtaaaatttaattctcaacaaattttaattatccagTCAACTCTTaatcttatatttattagacATTAATTTTTCCATCAAAATTTAGTacaaaattagataaattaatttatattattattttttaaaaaattgatagagattgatttagattttatcattttagagtttattttattttgaagaaaaatagaagTGTATGGAAAAATGGAATACGATGGTGTTGGGTGTGGAGTGTGGATTGTGGACTCTGTCTTCGCCTGTAACTCTTTGACAACATGGACGCAGACACCTATTTAGGAgaccctctcttcttcttttcttcttctctcatctctctctctctctctctctctctctccagcACCGGCTACACCTTCCCTGCTTCTACCTTcacattctctatttttttttcttctgggTCTGCCCAAAATTTGGTACTTTCTATTCCCTTACTCTGAATGGGTGCACAAAACCGTTAAAGTTTCATTCTTTTTCACTCTGCAAGATCTTCTGCTCTTCTGGGCAACTCTATAGAGGGTtactttaaatttatctttttttcttaataaaattcTCCTTCCAACAACAATTGTTGTGAAAAGTGTTCTTTTTTATCTACCTCTGTTTGTTGGGTACTGAACTAGAAGCCCctcacttatttttttttccttcccgAAATGGTTGTTTGTATACTGTTGCTGGTTGGCgcttgatcttcaaattttttctagGTTTCTGATGGTTACAGAgcatctctttttattttgggtGGATGGTGGTGAAGGGGTTGCTgaacttgaattgttgattAATGATTACTACTGAAGTTTTGTTGAAGTGATAAGCACTTTCAATTTTGCTTCTCCTTTCATTTGTTGGATCTTGGGAATTGTTTTGATTTGGTTTGTTGAAACAGTTTGTTCctcttttgaaatttttgaaactgTTTTCCTGTAGGTGGTTCTGGATACACTTTTGATGCTTTGTTTTTTCAAAACTTGAAAATTGTCTCGTCTCTTTTTTTTGTGGTGGTGGATGATTTTGTGCATGCCTTTTGCAATGTTGTTGTGAAATATGAAGAGGGGGATTTTCAGCTTTCATTAGTTTGCTTTAAGATTTTCTTCTTCTGGGGTTCTATGGATCTTACATTTCTAGCTACTTTGTCTTCCATCAGCAACAGCTTTgtgttttcaaatatttattggTGGGGGGTTTCTTTTGATTGCAAAAGTTGTATGGTCTTTAATGTCTGAACATTTTGATATCATATTTTGAACTGTGTTCTTGgttttgtatttgtttttgaaaataataataatcataaagcTTATACTGTCTGTTTTTCCAGGGGAGTGGAGCTTGATGTGATCACTGATATTGGGGAGGAAAACCTTATTGATTTTGCAAATGCTAAATATTGGTAGGTCCCGAAGTCAGCCAAGGGCAACCCGAGCTATGTCGTTGGGAGGTATGATTATGTCTGCCCAATTAGAGCACATATTAGGGCATGCCATCTCTATATTTATATTCAATGAAGCTTGGATACTTAGAGGGTCATCAATTTTAAGTTAAGAATTGAAAAGATCCTTTTCTAGGTATAGGGTAGGTGGGATGCATGTTTATACCATCATGTTTGTAATTGACAATGCACAAGTTGTCAATTGCGAAATTTCTGTAGTTTATTTCATGTTGCTTGGTTGTTtactaaataatttctttttactTATAATTGAAGTTTGGATATATATATTCTTACTtgtgtttgtttttcttttaggCATGGACTATGTGGATCCAAAAAGGAAGGgcaattattttggaaaaattttgCTTGCTGCAGCATTAACAACATTATGCATTATCATGATCAAGAGATCTCCATCGTTGAATTCACCTAGTCCGGTAACCCTATAATGTGACATTTACTGTTTATGTTGATGAAGTTTTTTTCGAATTCAATGTCATAGCTGCATAAATGCTTATTTGGCAGTCGATTTTTGCTAATGAAAAAAATTCCTTAAAGTGAATATATTGTTCTTCTAACTTCCAGCATTATCGATTCGGATGGATAAATGTTAAAAGAAACCAGAGGAATGAATAATAGAGGGCCATCCTTAAGAAGAAATTTGTAGAAGATAGACAAAGTTCTTTCCAGTTTTCTTTTGTcccttttttgttttagtttcgTGTTATATTTCTATCTAAAAAGTCTAAGTTATTCCGTCATCTTAtttattcttctccttttcctttttctccaGTTTTCCATTCGTGAACCAGGGGTCACTCACGTTTTGGTGACAGGGGGTGCCGGATATATTGGTTCACATGCCGCCCTGCGACTCCTGAAAGACAATTACCGTGTCACCATAGTGGTATGTGTCTTCAAAATATTCAAATCTTATCGGATAAGGTCAACACGCTCACTATTGTTTGTGCATTGGACATAATGAATGTTCGGCATTGCAGGATAACCTTTCACGAGGAAATTTGGGTGCTGTGAGGGTTCTTCAAAACTTATTTTCGGAACCTGGAAGGCTTCAATTTATATATGCTGACTTGGGAGATCCAAAATCTGTATCCTTATTATCTTTCCTTGTTACAAGGTTTCTTTTGGTGTTGATTTTAATTCTGATTGAAGCACATGTTAGAGAATGCCAAAAAGATTGTCTACTTAACTAGGAATCAGGTTGATAAAATATTCTCGGAGAATAAATTCGATGCTGTCATGCACTTTGCTGCTGTCGCATATGTCGGAGAAAGCACAATGTATCCTCTTAAGTAAGTACTTGAAGCTTTTCTTTAGGGATGTGAATCACTActaataagttatttttatgaGATGTAGATGAGATGCTTTGatgtaaaattcatttttctctgttatacttttgtttatttaatgaaCTTACTTTTGTGTTAGGTATTATCATAATATCACATCAAATACTTTGTTGGTAGTGGAGAATATGGCCAAGTATGGTGTGAAGACATTGATATATTCTAGCACATGCGCCACATATGGGGAACCTGATAATGTCTTTGATAGATATGGGTATTTTCCAATGTCAGCATCCAATTAATCCATATGGAAAAGCCAAGAAGATGGCAGAAGATATTATCATTGATTTTTCCAAAAATTCGAAGATGGCAGTAATGATTTTGAGGTTTGTCTTTTACATTACATTCCTGATTTCCCATCATTATCAATGATTCTTAGTATATCTTGTTTTTGCTGAAACCATGCAAGGTGTGCATGGTTCAAATGTCATGCATATTAGGtagaaatttaataatttaggtTTTGCTTATATGCTTATCGTTGATAACTTTTCTTTTGCCATCTAGATACTTCAATGTGATTGGATCTGATCCCGAGGGCAGATTAGGTGAGGCTCCAAGACCTGAACTACGCGAGCATGGTCGTATTTCAGGTGCCTGCTTTGATGCAGCTCGTAGTATTACATCTGGCTTAAAGGTATGCCGCCGGCCATTGTCATCATTTAATCGTCTGAAAAGGAATTGTAAATTATTTACTTAAgtcagaaaaatataaaatccgTCTAGGGGATTAATCATGGAACTAAACCTTTGATGCATAGTTTGGAGAATCGATAATTCATACTTAACATTCGACGCATAGTTGTGCTTGTCAATTTTTTCATCTTTACTGTCACCGTTTCCAAATAATTGTCGCTTTCATCTTTCCTGTGTTCATTTTGGTTGCTGTGACCTTGCAGGTTAAAGGAACAGATTATAAAACACCAGATGGAACATGCATTCGGGATTATATTGACGTAACTGACTTGGTTGATGCTCATGTAAAAGCTCTTCAAAAGGCAGAACCTGGTAAAGTTGGGATCTACAATGTTGGCACCGGAAAGGGTAGGTTTTAGTTAGCACTTTGGATATGAACCACACTGCAGAAATTTTCTTGAGAAATCAAACCCGGTTTTCTTGGTTATCTCAAGATTCTCATGCTAGGcggttgtttttttttctttttcaggtaGATCAGTCAAGGAGTTTGTGGATGCTTGCAAGAAGGCTACCGGGGTGGACATTAAGGTAGACTATCTTCCGCGCCGGCCAGGTGACTATGCCGAGGTGTATAGCGATCCAACAAAGATCAGAGTCGAACTGAATTGGACTGCGCAACACACTGACCTCGAGAAGAGTTTGCAGGTTGCATGGAAGTGGCAGAAATACCACCGTGACGGTTACGGGATCGCCTCTGCAATCTGAAGCTTTCTAGAAAGCTTTTTAGCATAGCAAACCATATCAGCTGCCCCTTTGATTGCTCTCATACATGTATGTTAGGCTGATTTTTTGTTCATATAGAGAGGGTTGGTAGCTTCATTCATTATTATACTTACATGTAATTCAACCACACAATGATTCAATAATATAATGAATGCTCTGGCTAATGCAGCATTGACCAGAATTTACTTAAATTTGTAGATTTATTTCAAGTTGaaacacaaaaagaaaagtatgctTGCATTATAGCTTTTtccataattaaaattaaaaatattaaacgaGATTATGATTTTCGTGCTAACGTAAACATTGAGAGGTCCTGATCACCGAAAAAGCAGCCAAACAATAAACACAAAATAGAATTTAGCTTATTCTTTATTGGCCAAGAAAATAGCTATTTTcataagaaataaataaaagagcttCTTCCTGTCTATTCATATTCTTTGTGGGTCAACAAATTGGTCTGGTATTAAGAGTGTGTGACAGTTTGCACGTGAAAGGTTGAAACAGAAATCTGTGGCTCAATGTGTCTCCGCTGGATAGAGCAACTCCAGCCCACGAATTGATCTTTCATTTTGCCGACAGTTTTTGCATCATTGATTTTGTTACTCCGTACTTATAATCTTTGAAGTGTTTTTcccttatatatttattatgttcaaatttttaatgctttgcTGGTAAATAATTGTAATCATTTTAAGACCACCATGGTTTAAgagaataaaagtaaaaaaaaaaaattgatcttttcaaTGCATTTAATGCATAaagaaacttaaaaatttacatTTGTTTTGCATTTTCTATGTAAACTTTCTGATTGCAGTGTCGTTAAAAAGTGCCCTTAATGTGTGCAGCTGATACCAaagattaattattagttaCTGATAAACTCTGATGCTAATAATTTTTCCATATCAAGTATGGCATCATGTTGAATATGAAAGAGAGAGAGCGAGCGGCGCATGTAGGTTTTTAGAATTTGGAATGTATGCAGCCATCAAAATTCCATTTGTGCAAACCTAGCTTTTATTTGCATAAGTAATTGCAACCATATCAAAGGaagtaatttaatttcaatccaAGACTACTAGTAAACATGAAAAacaagtatatatatacaactaTATACTCACTGCTATTAAATATTGTTGTCTAGCAATGCCCAAAATTCCTCGAGCTCCATGTTCATTTGTTGCTGAACCACTCAAACCAAGTAGTTGTTTCCTTTTTAACTAGGGAAAACCAAATGCTCACAGTTCACAAATTAGATCACTGCAATTCCGTTTCACCCAATGATATTTCTTACTTTTACTGTAAAATGTACAAGACGAAAATGAAGTAGATTCAAAATTAATGAGCTGTAGCTTTTACACATCAAGACTCAAGTAAACAAAACATTGTCATCAAATTTGGATCCTATGACATTTCCCAACTAATTATGTTCTAATAATATGAAACACATTGTacgataaaataaaattctgtAACCAATACAATAGCCATGATTAAGTGTAACAATTGCACTGGAAGACGACACACCATTCGAATCTCAAGAAATCAATCATTAACTCATCAAGAAAATGATTGCAGCGCTCTATCAAAGCTTTCTTCGGCTGTTGTTACTCGTTTAACCAGTACATGGTCCGGGTGTGAAAGTTTCAGCTGACTGCAAAACAAACCAATCACTCATTAGTGAAATATCCTCTCATAATATGAGCTAGACTTTATTTCAGTCCCGTGAACTATGCAGTATCTTAGTATAATGctgttgttttaatttaatactATCATTAAATAATATGTTAATAATCTTTATCTTAACCTAACAAGTTCAGCATTGACACACCAATGGGATGAAAATAGGATAGACAGAGAACCACAGTGCTGATTGGCTTCTACAATATCAGTTTGTCAACCAtaaaattattgtttaattaaaagtaaactTCAAATATAACCAGTCTGGAACATGAATAACGGCTACATTAGATTTCCCACTTCAAGCACACAGATATGCCCTAGGGTATATAGCCAGACCACACCAGTATAAACTTAAAAAGATTTCAATCACCTGAATTTATATAAATCTTAGCACCATATTCAGGTGCTTTAAACGACTTATGCAGTAAAGAATTGAATCTTATAAAGCAATTAATCCAATTGATTTTTGAACTCCTACTTCCTTACATTCATCACCAAGTACTACCATTTTACGCTAAAATGCTATGAGCCTGTGACTAAGGACACCAGCTATCGTGTACATATTCAAACTACAAATATTACCTGCTAGGTTGATTATTGAATAACACTTCTTAGGGTGCAAGTGATTCAGCCCTCTATATCAATTCTAGCTTGATTTCGATTGAAATACAAGGAGATATACTACAGATGGGGAAAGCCAAAAAAGGGCTCCACTAAAGACGCAACCACTCATTCAGAGAAGGAAACAGACAATAATGGTGTTCTGACAGTTTACCTGAATGATTTAGAAGATGGCTTGCCAAGGTGAAGACAGCATACAACTAGATTAGCTAGAGTTTCTGGATCCCTGGCATCCTGTAAAGATCACAAAAAACTTTGTTAACTACATAcaaaatttgtctttttctccCCCAAGGGAAAAAAAAGTCTTGTCAAACGCTATTGTAACATTTCTTAAAGCCCTATAAAGTCTAGAAGCCAAGAATCACCAGAGAGAATATATGAATATTCAGTTAGAGATGAAGTGTGAAATTTCTGGcaacattcattcattcattcaacaATTTATGCAAATCATACAAGGAAAACTATTCAGATTCATTCTAAAGTGAATAAAGTTAACAGAAACAAGCAGTATGAATTAACAGCAATTGCAGAACTTCAAGGAGATATATCAAATCAACCAGCTAAAACTTGCCTTGTTCAGTGCTTCAACCAAAAGGGTTTCAGCTTCGTCAAAGTTACCCATGTGCATGCAGCAAACAGCCTTCCCATTCAAGAGCAAACTGGTGGACTGATACCTCTCAGACAAATCCTGGAAGATGAGATGTGCCTCTTGGATCTTTGACCCACCCTGATATAATACCAACCAcaccaaattcataaaatgattaccaaattcatcaaattaattttttcaaatttgatttcttACCACAGCCAAATCTAGCCATGCATTGGCAAGCTGTGTGAGGGTGTGATCCTCATCAATCTGCTGCATCATCCTGAGCTGCCTCTCAGCATAATCAGACCTATGCATCTTAATAAAGATCTGCACATTCAATGCATGCCTGAAACCAAAGATCCAAAGTTGACACAACAAACTCACACGATCCATAAACTAATAGAATGAATCAGATCCTCTTAAATGAAGATGCAAACAACCACATCATACACAAGTCACAACTAATATCCAATTCAATTTGTCCACTTATCGAAATCGA from Arachis duranensis cultivar V14167 chromosome 4, aradu.V14167.gnm2.J7QH, whole genome shotgun sequence encodes:
- the LOC107483297 gene encoding LOW QUALITY PROTEIN: UDP-arabinose 4-epimerase 1 (The sequence of the model RefSeq protein was modified relative to this genomic sequence to represent the inferred CDS: inserted 2 bases in 1 codon) encodes the protein MLNIGRSRSQPRATRAMSLGGMDYVDPKRKGNYFGKILLAAALTTLCIIMIKRSPSLNSPSPFSIREPGVTHVLVTGGAGYIGSHAALRLLKDNYRVTIVDNLSRGNLGAVRVLQNLFSEPGRLQFIYADLGDPKSVDKIFSENKFDAVMHFAAVAYVGESTMYPLKYYHNITSNTLLVVENMAKYGVKTLIYSSTCATYGEPDXMSLIDMGIFQCQHPINPYGKAKKMAEDIIIDFSKNSKMAVMILRYFNVIGSDPEGRLGEAPRPELREHGRISGACFDAARSITSGLKVKGTDYKTPDGTCIRDYIDVTDLVDAHVKALQKAEPGKVGIYNVGTGKGRSVKEFVDACKKATGVDIKVDYLPRRPGDYAEVYSDPTKIRVELNWTAQHTDLEKSLQVAWKWQKYHRDGYGIASAI
- the LOC107483296 gene encoding coatomer subunit epsilon-1; this translates as MAAPDHLFNLRNNFYLGAYQAAINSSDGSNLSPDDVVERDSLVHRCYIALGQLQFVISEIDQNAPTPLQAVKLLALYFSGASQKESAISSLKEWLADPAIGNNPTLRLIAGTIFLHEQDFNEALKYTNAGGTMELHALNVQIFIKMHRSDYAERQLRMMQQIDEDHTLTQLANAWLDLAVGGSKIQEAHLIFQDLSERYQSTSLLLNGKAVCCMHMGNFDEAETLLVEALNKDARDPETLANLVVCCLHLGKPSSKSFSQLKLSHPDHVLVKRVTTAEESFDRALQSFS